A stretch of the Bordetella genomosp. 8 genome encodes the following:
- a CDS encoding ATP-binding protein, translating to MKFSPRSLLPRSLRTRLILLVLGCLLVAQAGTLAVGSHYRERFISDVVMDYIVTTIRTLRAALSEVPAEDRSSFVRDASGGQWHLWARSLPAEAQLARFHRGGLPPPPLRDDASDADREARLAELREYRRQRPDGPEDDIRRDLRGLVRQLNERLNDGTRVALSRGPRPEMFISLAPNPTSEDTPQLREWLVIPLDRLDPPLATPLVITWLAVFGVVLILAGGFSWHITRPITRLAEAADKLAAGQPQRVEPSGPHETRVLGERFNAMLDALQESESVRRTLLAGLPHDLKAPLSRMWLRIEMSDDVALTEGLRKDLHDMQYMVDQFIGFVRGTDPAGYRYAPIPLAEWLTERVQGWQGAGSPVELRMDSDPAITVQGDAVALARLLDNLIANALHHGAPPVEVSLAEQDGNAVLRVADHGPGIPAERRAEALRPFARLDDARTRTGNVGLGLALADAITRAHGGTLALGSAPWGGLSVEIVLPLRN from the coding sequence ATGAAGTTTTCGCCGCGGTCATTGCTGCCGCGTTCCTTGCGCACTCGACTGATCCTGCTGGTGCTGGGCTGCCTGCTGGTGGCGCAGGCCGGCACGCTGGCCGTCGGTTCGCACTACCGCGAACGCTTCATCAGCGACGTGGTGATGGACTACATCGTCACGACCATACGCACGCTGCGCGCGGCGCTGTCCGAAGTGCCGGCGGAAGACCGCTCCAGCTTCGTTCGCGACGCTTCCGGCGGCCAATGGCATCTCTGGGCGCGATCCCTGCCGGCCGAGGCGCAACTGGCCCGCTTTCACCGCGGCGGTTTGCCGCCGCCCCCGCTGCGCGACGACGCGTCCGACGCCGACCGCGAAGCCCGGCTGGCCGAGCTGCGCGAGTACCGCCGCCAGCGCCCCGACGGCCCGGAGGACGACATCCGCCGCGACCTGCGCGGACTGGTGCGGCAACTCAACGAACGCCTGAACGACGGTACGCGCGTGGCGCTGTCCCGCGGCCCGCGTCCGGAGATGTTCATCTCGCTGGCGCCCAATCCGACCAGCGAAGACACGCCGCAGCTGCGCGAATGGCTGGTCATCCCGCTGGACCGCCTGGACCCGCCGCTGGCCACGCCCCTGGTGATCACCTGGCTGGCGGTGTTCGGCGTGGTGCTGATATTGGCGGGTGGATTCTCGTGGCACATCACGCGGCCGATCACGCGCCTGGCGGAAGCCGCGGACAAACTGGCCGCCGGCCAGCCGCAGCGCGTCGAACCGTCCGGTCCGCACGAAACGCGCGTGCTGGGGGAGCGCTTCAACGCCATGCTGGACGCCCTGCAGGAGTCGGAATCGGTCAGGCGCACCTTGCTGGCAGGGCTGCCGCACGACCTCAAGGCGCCCCTGTCCCGCATGTGGCTGCGCATCGAAATGTCCGACGACGTGGCCTTGACCGAAGGCTTGCGCAAGGACCTGCACGACATGCAATACATGGTCGACCAGTTCATCGGTTTCGTGCGCGGCACCGATCCGGCCGGCTACCGTTATGCGCCCATCCCCCTGGCCGAATGGCTGACGGAGCGGGTGCAGGGCTGGCAGGGCGCGGGATCGCCGGTGGAGTTGCGCATGGACAGCGATCCTGCCATCACGGTGCAGGGCGACGCGGTAGCGCTGGCGCGCCTGCTGGACAACCTGATCGCCAACGCCCTGCATCATGGCGCGCCGCCGGTGGAGGTCTCGCTGGCGGAACAGGACGGCAACGCGGTACTGCGCGTGGCGGATCACGGGCCCGGCATACCGGCGGAGCGACGCGCCGAGGCACTGCGTCCTTTTGCCCGGCTGGACGACGCCCGCACCCGGACGGGCAATGTCGGCCTGGGCCTGGCGCTGGCCGACGCCATCACGCGCGCGCATGGCGGCACGCTGGCGCTGGGCAGCGCGCCGTGGGGCGGCCTGAGCGTGGAGATCGTCCTGCCGCTGCGGAACTGA
- a CDS encoding response regulator encodes MDTPHTKLLVVDDDPALRQLLADYLNRHGYDTLLAPDAADLPARIARYAPDLLVLDRMLPGGDGADACRRLREQGEDIPVILLTARDEAVDRIIGLEAGADDYLGKPFDPRELLARIEAVLRRKKGPSALTRDAAVSFGPFVFEPATRQLLRDGVAVKLTGGEINLLEALVRNAGKPLSRERLLALARDDDAGERNDRAIDIAILRLRRAIEEDPKQPRWIQTVWGIGYRFSP; translated from the coding sequence ATGGATACGCCTCATACCAAATTGCTGGTCGTCGACGACGACCCCGCCCTGCGGCAGTTGTTGGCCGACTACCTGAACCGGCACGGATACGACACCCTGCTGGCGCCCGACGCCGCCGACCTGCCGGCGCGCATCGCCCGATACGCGCCGGACCTGCTCGTCCTGGACCGCATGCTGCCCGGCGGCGACGGTGCCGACGCCTGCCGCCGCCTGCGCGAACAGGGAGAGGACATCCCGGTCATCCTGCTGACCGCCCGCGACGAAGCCGTGGACCGCATCATCGGCCTGGAGGCCGGCGCCGACGACTACCTGGGCAAGCCCTTCGACCCGCGCGAACTGCTGGCGCGCATCGAAGCCGTCCTCCGCCGCAAGAAAGGTCCGTCGGCGCTGACGCGCGACGCCGCGGTCAGCTTCGGTCCCTTCGTCTTCGAACCGGCCACGCGGCAGCTGTTGCGCGACGGCGTCGCGGTCAAGCTGACGGGCGGTGAAATCAACCTGCTGGAAGCCCTGGTCCGCAACGCCGGCAAGCCGCTGTCGCGCGAACGCCTGCTGGCCCTGGCCCGCGACGACGACGCCGGCGAACGCAACGACCGCGCCATCGACATCGCCATCCTGCGCCTGCGCCGGGCCATAGAGGAAGACCCCAAGCAGCCTCGCTGGATACAGACGGTGTGGGGCATAGGCTATCGCTTTTCGCCGTGA
- the ruvB gene encoding Holliday junction branch migration DNA helicase RuvB — MAIQSDSLSSRPDAGRLVAPQPVSPNEESIERALRPKILRDYVGQDRAREQLEIFIAAARKRGEALDHVLLFGPPGLGKTTLAHIIAHEMGVQLRQTSGPVLERPGDLAALLTNLEKNDVLFIDEIHRLSPVVEEILYPALEDFQIDILIGEGPAARSVKLDLQPFTLVGATTRAGMLTNPLRDRFGIVSRLEFYNATDLAHIVSRSAALLQAEITPEGADEVARRSRGTPRIANRLLRRVRDYAEVKAQGRIDAKVAGAALAMLEVDPQGLDLMDRKLLEAIVHKFDGGPVGVDSLAAAIGEERDTIEDVIEPYLIQHGYLQRTPRGRMATQTTWRHLGLAPPAGATAATGDLFGG, encoded by the coding sequence ATGGCCATCCAGTCCGACTCCCTTTCTTCCCGCCCAGATGCCGGCCGACTCGTCGCGCCGCAGCCCGTATCCCCGAACGAGGAGTCCATCGAGCGCGCGCTGCGTCCCAAGATCCTGCGCGACTACGTCGGCCAGGACCGCGCGCGCGAGCAGCTGGAGATTTTCATCGCGGCGGCCCGCAAGCGCGGCGAGGCGCTCGACCACGTACTGCTGTTCGGCCCGCCCGGCCTGGGCAAGACGACGCTGGCGCATATCATCGCGCATGAGATGGGCGTGCAGCTGCGGCAGACCTCCGGGCCCGTGCTGGAACGTCCGGGCGACCTGGCCGCCCTGCTGACCAACCTGGAAAAGAACGACGTCCTGTTCATCGACGAAATCCACCGGCTGTCGCCGGTCGTCGAGGAAATCCTCTACCCCGCGCTGGAAGACTTCCAGATCGACATCCTGATCGGCGAAGGCCCGGCCGCGCGCAGCGTCAAGCTGGACCTGCAGCCCTTCACCCTGGTCGGCGCCACCACCCGCGCCGGCATGCTGACCAATCCGCTGCGCGATCGCTTCGGCATCGTGTCGCGGCTGGAGTTCTACAACGCCACCGACCTGGCGCATATCGTCAGCCGCAGCGCCGCGCTGCTGCAGGCGGAGATCACGCCCGAAGGCGCCGACGAAGTGGCGCGCCGGTCGCGCGGCACGCCGCGTATCGCCAACCGCCTGCTGCGCCGGGTCCGCGACTATGCCGAAGTAAAGGCACAAGGACGCATCGACGCCAAGGTCGCCGGCGCCGCGCTCGCGATGCTGGAAGTCGATCCGCAGGGCCTGGACCTGATGGACCGCAAGCTGCTGGAGGCCATCGTGCACAAATTCGATGGCGGCCCGGTGGGCGTGGACAGCCTTGCCGCCGCCATCGGCGAAGAGCGCGACACGATCGAAGACGTCATCGAACCCTACCTGATCCAGCACGGCTACCTGCAACGCACCCCGCGCGGCCGCATGGCCACGCAGACGACCTGGCGCCACCTGGGGCTGGCGCCGCCCGCGGGCGCCACGGCGGCCACGGGCGACCTGTTCGGCGGTTGA
- a CDS encoding cytochrome ubiquinol oxidase subunit I — protein MSIPPLFLGRLQFIACLAFVALFMALAMALSWLLLYFKLRARATGDAGWTAAYRFWVRIFALAFVLALASGVPVLLQLGTIWSGLMDKIGNVAGPLLGFAVLSVFALKSCFLGVMLFGQRRVSEAVHTLSVLMVALGHLATAFWVLALVSWMQTPDGAVVVDGRFQIYDWAKVVFNPSLGWTIGSTMLGALLTAAFLIMGITAWQALRRPLDDGQRLGFRAALGLASISVVLLVPVGIGMGKMIAHYQPAKAAAALAYWHEGVAPDMVLLGWPDADLAANRGAWTVRGAAARWLGRNVNGHFLALENYANMQPPVALTFWSLRIIVILAGLMAGVAWATLFKLRKRGFDPSFLSRRWLRALAAMTLSGGALVVFGWVFTIVGLQPYAVNGAVTQSEILGAASPRSLLYGTLGYALLYGVLFTAFVRMLFHAARYGVVPVRKAAGAAS, from the coding sequence ATGAGCATCCCCCCTTTATTCCTGGGACGTCTGCAGTTCATCGCGTGCCTGGCCTTCGTGGCGCTTTTCATGGCGCTGGCGATGGCCTTGTCCTGGCTGCTGCTGTATTTCAAGCTGCGCGCCCGCGCCACGGGCGACGCCGGCTGGACCGCCGCTTATCGCTTCTGGGTCCGCATTTTTGCCCTGGCTTTCGTGCTTGCGCTGGCATCCGGGGTGCCGGTGCTGCTGCAGCTCGGCACGATCTGGTCGGGCCTGATGGACAAGATCGGCAATGTGGCCGGCCCCCTGCTGGGTTTCGCCGTGCTGTCGGTATTCGCCCTGAAATCCTGCTTCCTGGGTGTCATGCTGTTCGGCCAGCGGCGCGTTTCCGAGGCCGTGCACACCCTGTCCGTGCTGATGGTGGCGCTGGGCCACCTGGCCACCGCCTTCTGGGTGCTGGCGCTGGTGTCGTGGATGCAGACGCCGGACGGTGCGGTCGTGGTGGACGGCCGCTTCCAGATCTACGACTGGGCCAAGGTGGTGTTCAACCCCTCGCTCGGATGGACGATAGGCTCGACGATGCTGGGCGCGCTGCTGACGGCGGCGTTCCTGATCATGGGCATCACCGCCTGGCAGGCCCTGCGCCGGCCGCTGGACGACGGCCAGCGCCTGGGTTTCCGGGCCGCCCTGGGCCTGGCCAGCATTTCGGTGGTCCTGCTGGTGCCGGTGGGCATAGGCATGGGCAAGATGATCGCCCATTACCAGCCCGCCAAGGCGGCCGCCGCGCTGGCCTATTGGCATGAAGGCGTTGCGCCGGACATGGTCCTGCTTGGCTGGCCCGATGCCGACCTGGCGGCCAACCGCGGCGCCTGGACGGTGCGGGGCGCGGCCGCGCGCTGGCTGGGCCGCAACGTCAACGGCCATTTCCTCGCCTTGGAAAACTACGCCAACATGCAGCCGCCAGTGGCGCTGACGTTCTGGTCCTTGCGCATCATCGTTATCCTGGCGGGCCTGATGGCGGGCGTTGCCTGGGCCACCCTGTTCAAGTTGCGCAAGCGCGGCTTCGATCCCTCCTTCCTTTCGCGGCGCTGGTTGCGCGCCCTGGCGGCGATGACCTTGTCGGGCGGCGCGCTGGTGGTCTTCGGCTGGGTGTTCACGATCGTCGGCCTGCAGCCTTACGCGGTCAACGGCGCCGTCACCCAGTCGGAAATCCTGGGGGCCGCTTCGCCGCGTTCGCTGCTATACGGCACCCTGGGCTACGCGCTGCTGTACGGCGTGCTCTTCACGGCTTTCGTGCGCATGCTTTTCCATGCGGCGCGCTACGGCGTGGTGCCGGTGCGCAAGGCGGCGGGGGCGGCGTCGTGA
- the recQ gene encoding DNA helicase RecQ — protein sequence MSDPRALEVLRRVFGYESFRGEQQAIVDHVIQGGDALVLMPTGGGKSLCYQVPSLVREGTGVVVSPLIALMQDQVDALTELGVRAAFLNSTQDWRVARDVERAFLDGELDLLYVAPERLLTDRCLDLLDRGRIALFAIDEAHCVSQWGHDFRPEYMGLSLLHERWPQVPRIALTATATAATRTEIAQRLALDEAHHFVASFDRPNIRYRIVEKNEVRKQLLDMISTEHAGDSGVVYCLSRARVEETAEFLCNNGVQALPYHAGLGATVRAANQSRFLREDGIVMVATIAFGMGIDKPDVRFVAHIDLPKSVEGYYQETGRAGRDGLPATAWLAYGLQDVVQQRRMIDESPGDEVFKRRLGQQLDAMLGLCETVECRRVRLLAYFGQQIGACGNCDVCLDPPQAWDGTVAAQKVLSAVYRLWKERGQRYGAGHIIDILRGKATDRVNQYGHQTLSVFGVGADLSDSAWRGVLRQLLAQGLLAVDHEGYGTLALTEASRAVLKGERQLMLRRESPKAARAAKSAGTRGRAPAVELPAEAQPVFEALRAWRAGVARNHGVPAYVIFHDATLREIALARPDTADELGGISGVGARKLEAYGDEILECVAGFA from the coding sequence ATGTCTGACCCGCGCGCCCTGGAAGTCCTGCGGCGCGTTTTCGGCTACGAATCTTTCCGCGGCGAACAGCAGGCCATCGTCGATCATGTGATCCAGGGTGGCGATGCGCTCGTCCTGATGCCGACCGGCGGCGGCAAGTCGCTGTGCTACCAGGTGCCCTCACTGGTGCGTGAAGGCACCGGCGTGGTGGTGTCGCCGCTGATCGCGCTGATGCAGGATCAGGTGGATGCGCTGACCGAACTGGGTGTGCGTGCCGCTTTTTTGAATTCCACGCAGGATTGGCGTGTTGCCCGCGACGTCGAGCGCGCCTTCCTGGATGGAGAGCTCGATCTGCTCTACGTCGCGCCGGAACGCCTGCTGACCGACCGCTGCCTGGACTTGCTGGACCGTGGCCGCATCGCGCTGTTCGCCATCGACGAAGCGCATTGCGTGTCGCAGTGGGGCCATGACTTCCGGCCGGAATACATGGGGCTGTCGCTGTTGCACGAGCGCTGGCCGCAGGTGCCGCGCATCGCCCTGACGGCCACCGCCACCGCCGCCACGCGCACCGAAATCGCCCAGCGCCTGGCGCTGGACGAAGCCCACCACTTCGTCGCCAGCTTCGACCGTCCCAACATCCGTTATCGCATCGTCGAAAAGAACGAGGTGCGCAAGCAGTTGCTGGACATGATCAGCACCGAACACGCGGGCGATTCCGGCGTGGTGTACTGCCTGTCGCGCGCCCGGGTCGAGGAAACCGCGGAATTCCTCTGCAACAACGGCGTCCAGGCCTTGCCGTACCACGCCGGCCTGGGCGCCACCGTGCGCGCGGCCAACCAGTCGCGCTTCCTGCGCGAGGACGGCATCGTCATGGTGGCCACCATCGCCTTCGGCATGGGCATAGACAAGCCCGACGTGCGCTTCGTCGCGCACATCGACCTGCCGAAATCGGTGGAAGGCTACTATCAGGAAACCGGACGGGCGGGCCGCGATGGCTTGCCCGCGACCGCATGGCTGGCCTACGGCCTGCAGGATGTGGTGCAGCAGCGCCGCATGATCGACGAATCGCCGGGCGACGAGGTTTTCAAGCGCAGGCTGGGCCAGCAGCTGGACGCCATGCTCGGGCTGTGTGAAACCGTGGAGTGCCGGCGCGTGCGCTTGCTGGCGTACTTCGGCCAGCAGATCGGCGCCTGCGGCAATTGCGATGTCTGCCTGGACCCGCCGCAGGCCTGGGACGGCACGGTGGCGGCGCAGAAGGTGCTGTCGGCCGTGTACCGGCTTTGGAAGGAGCGCGGCCAGCGCTACGGCGCCGGCCACATCATCGACATCCTGCGCGGCAAGGCCACGGATCGCGTCAACCAATACGGGCATCAGACGCTGTCAGTATTCGGGGTCGGCGCCGACCTGTCGGATTCGGCTTGGCGCGGCGTGTTGCGGCAGTTGCTGGCGCAGGGACTGCTGGCCGTCGACCATGAAGGCTACGGCACGCTGGCCCTGACCGAGGCCAGCCGCGCGGTGCTCAAGGGCGAACGGCAGTTGATGCTGCGGCGTGAATCGCCCAAGGCGGCGCGTGCCGCCAAGAGCGCCGGCACGCGCGGCAGGGCGCCGGCGGTGGAACTGCCGGCCGAGGCCCAGCCGGTGTTCGAAGCGCTGCGCGCCTGGCGGGCCGGCGTGGCCCGCAACCACGGCGTGCCCGCCTATGTGATTTTCCACGATGCCACACTGCGCGAAATCGCCCTGGCGCGCCCCGACACGGCCGACGAGCTGGGCGGCATCAGCGGCGTGGGCGCGCGCAAGCTGGAAGCCTACGGCGACGAGATCCTGGAGTGCGTGGCCGGGTTTGCTTGA
- a CDS encoding glutamine--tRNA ligase/YqeY domain fusion protein, whose translation MTTASPPPAATANFLRHIIEADLKAERFKDKHWAGVPGPAAVQAQGGLDPARIRTRFPPEPNGYLHIGHAKSICVNFGLARDYGGTCHLRFDDTNPEKEDQEYVDAIVEAVRWLGFDWKAADGREQLYFASDYFDTMYAFAQALIRAGYAYVDQQSPEEIRASRGTLTEPGTNSPWRDRPAQESLDLLAEMRDGKHPDGSMVLRARIDMASPNINLRDPVIYRVRHATHHRTGDKWCIYPMYTWAHPIEDALEGITHSICTLEFEDQRPFYDWTLDRLAELGLLARPLPHQYEFARLNMTYVVTSKRKLLQLVRDGHVDGWDDPRMPTLFGMRRRGYPASAIRLFCDRTSISKSDSRIDYGLLEAAVRDELDPVAPRSVAVLQPLKLVLTNYPEDRVEMCSAPRNPRDPAQGQREFPLSRTLWIEQDDFREEPPKKYFRLFPGNLVRLKYGYVVRCTGFVKDDQGKVVEVQAEYLPETKSGTPGADSVKVKGNITWVSAAHAIGATIQLYDRLFADPHPDAGDKDFIAALNPDSRQTVQGWLEPGTELVPGVTWQFERLGYFTLDSATSTAETPILNRVVTLKDSWGQG comes from the coding sequence ATGACCACTGCTTCCCCGCCCCCCGCCGCCACCGCCAACTTCCTGCGGCACATCATCGAGGCCGACCTCAAGGCCGAGCGCTTCAAGGACAAGCACTGGGCCGGCGTTCCCGGTCCGGCGGCGGTACAGGCCCAGGGCGGCCTGGACCCGGCGCGCATCCGCACCCGCTTCCCGCCCGAGCCGAACGGCTACCTGCATATCGGCCATGCCAAGAGCATCTGCGTGAACTTCGGGCTGGCGCGGGACTACGGCGGCACCTGTCACCTGCGCTTCGACGACACCAATCCCGAGAAGGAAGACCAGGAATACGTCGACGCCATCGTCGAAGCCGTGCGCTGGCTGGGCTTCGACTGGAAAGCCGCGGACGGCCGCGAGCAGCTGTATTTCGCCAGCGACTACTTCGACACCATGTACGCCTTCGCGCAGGCGCTGATCCGCGCCGGCTACGCCTACGTGGACCAGCAGTCGCCCGAAGAAATCCGCGCCAGCCGCGGCACGCTGACCGAGCCGGGCACCAACTCGCCCTGGCGCGACCGGCCGGCCCAGGAATCGCTGGACCTGCTGGCCGAAATGCGCGATGGCAAGCATCCGGACGGCAGCATGGTGCTGCGCGCGCGCATCGATATGGCGTCGCCCAACATCAATCTGCGCGACCCCGTGATCTATCGCGTGCGCCACGCCACCCATCACCGGACCGGCGACAAGTGGTGCATCTATCCCATGTATACCTGGGCGCATCCCATCGAAGATGCCCTGGAAGGCATCACGCACAGCATCTGCACGCTGGAATTCGAAGACCAGCGGCCGTTCTACGACTGGACGCTGGATCGCCTGGCCGAACTGGGCCTGCTGGCACGCCCGTTGCCGCACCAGTATGAATTCGCGCGCCTGAACATGACCTACGTGGTCACCAGCAAGCGCAAGCTGCTGCAGCTGGTACGCGACGGCCATGTGGATGGCTGGGACGACCCGCGCATGCCCACCTTGTTCGGCATGCGCCGGCGCGGCTATCCGGCGTCGGCGATCCGCCTGTTCTGCGACCGCACCAGTATTTCGAAGTCGGATTCGCGCATCGACTACGGCCTGCTGGAAGCCGCCGTGCGCGACGAACTGGATCCGGTCGCGCCGCGCTCCGTGGCCGTGCTGCAACCCTTGAAGCTGGTCCTCACCAACTACCCGGAAGACCGGGTCGAGATGTGCAGCGCGCCGCGCAATCCGCGCGATCCCGCCCAGGGGCAGCGTGAATTCCCGCTGTCGCGCACCCTGTGGATCGAGCAGGACGATTTCCGCGAAGAGCCGCCCAAGAAGTATTTCCGCCTGTTCCCCGGTAACCTGGTGCGACTGAAGTACGGGTACGTGGTGCGTTGCACCGGCTTCGTCAAGGACGACCAGGGCAAGGTGGTGGAAGTCCAGGCCGAGTATCTGCCGGAAACCAAGAGCGGCACGCCGGGGGCCGACAGCGTCAAGGTAAAGGGCAATATCACCTGGGTCAGCGCGGCGCATGCCATCGGCGCGACGATCCAGCTCTATGATCGCCTGTTTGCCGACCCCCACCCGGATGCCGGCGACAAGGACTTCATCGCCGCGCTGAATCCGGATTCGCGCCAGACCGTGCAAGGCTGGCTGGAACCGGGGACCGAACTCGTCCCGGGCGTGACGTGGCAGTTCGAACGGCTGGGTTATTTCACCCTGGACAGCGCGACTTCGACGGCGGAAACGCCCATCCTGAATCGCGTGGTCACGCTGAAGGATTCCTGGGGCCAGGGCTGA
- a CDS encoding cytochrome d ubiquinol oxidase subunit II, translating to MIATLAASLGLTPDDPSFWMPLVFMGMLFVLVVAGTVLDGFDLGVGILLQLAPAEERGRMLGLLSPWRDANEFWLLLGIGLFAAAFPFAWGTVLGQLYAPLTLMVLGVVLRSVSYEFRLRARTESKPRWVTAFWIGSLMTAFGQGMALGRIATGYQNTAGYHGFSLFVGLCAVAAYVLLGATWLTMRVDGDLQRRAVNWARHAIRWTAAGMVAIAVTLGLANAGIFYKWSNLAHLGLAVGVWVAMLLGFVGTEMVLTRLPRHAERFSWVPFVTCVGLFLLMLGGLAYSLFPFLILDDMTLWDGAASLGSMRLVLSGAIVAIPLILVFNILAYRSVFGKARRARN from the coding sequence GTGATCGCCACGCTGGCCGCTTCGCTGGGACTCACGCCGGACGATCCGTCGTTCTGGATGCCGCTGGTGTTCATGGGCATGCTGTTCGTGCTGGTGGTGGCGGGGACGGTGCTGGACGGGTTCGACCTGGGCGTGGGCATCCTGCTGCAGCTGGCGCCGGCCGAGGAACGCGGCCGCATGCTGGGACTGCTGAGTCCATGGCGCGATGCCAACGAATTCTGGCTGCTGCTGGGCATAGGGCTGTTCGCGGCGGCATTCCCGTTCGCCTGGGGTACGGTGCTGGGGCAGCTTTACGCGCCCCTGACGCTGATGGTGCTGGGGGTGGTCCTGCGCAGCGTGTCCTATGAATTCCGCTTGCGCGCCCGGACGGAATCCAAGCCGCGCTGGGTGACGGCGTTCTGGATCGGATCGCTCATGACGGCCTTCGGACAGGGCATGGCACTGGGCCGCATCGCGACCGGCTACCAGAACACCGCCGGCTATCACGGATTTTCCCTGTTCGTCGGGCTCTGCGCGGTGGCGGCCTATGTGCTGTTGGGCGCCACCTGGCTGACGATGCGGGTGGATGGCGACCTGCAGCGCCGCGCGGTGAATTGGGCGCGCCACGCGATCCGCTGGACCGCCGCCGGCATGGTGGCGATCGCCGTCACGCTGGGCCTGGCCAACGCAGGCATCTTCTACAAGTGGAGCAACCTGGCCCACCTGGGCCTGGCGGTCGGCGTGTGGGTGGCGATGCTGCTGGGCTTTGTCGGCACCGAAATGGTCCTGACCCGGTTGCCGCGCCATGCGGAGCGTTTCAGCTGGGTGCCTTTCGTCACTTGCGTGGGCCTGTTCCTGCTGATGCTGGGCGGCCTGGCCTACAGCCTGTTCCCGTTCCTGATCCTGGACGACATGACCCTGTGGGACGGCGCCGCGTCGCTGGGCTCGATGCGGCTGGTGTTGTCGGGCGCCATCGTCGCCATCCCGCTGATCCTGGTCTTCAACATCCTGGCGTACCGCTCGGTGTTCGGCAAGGCTCGCCGGGCGCGGAACTGA
- a CDS encoding threo-3-hydroxy-L-aspartate ammonia-lyase, which translates to MSRELPTYADVVAASERLSGAAHRTPVLTSTTADARAGARVFFKCENYQRMGAFKFRGGFNAIARLTPEQRRAGVLTFSSGNHAQAIALAARLQGVSATIIMPLDAPAAKRAATEGYGGKVVTYDRYTEDREAVAKRLQAETGATLIPPYDHFDVIAGQGTAAKELFEEVGDLDYLFVCLGGGGLLSGSLLSAAALSPSCKVYGVEPEAGNDGQQSLRAGRVVPIPTPKSIADGALTTHLGELTFPIIRQHVTDIVTVSDAQLIDAMKLFAERMKMVVEPTGCLGAAAVLNQVVPTPDARVGVIISGGNVDLKAYAGYLGS; encoded by the coding sequence ATGTCCCGCGAACTGCCCACCTACGCCGATGTCGTCGCCGCCAGTGAAAGACTGAGCGGCGCGGCGCATCGCACCCCGGTCCTGACATCCACCACCGCCGACGCGCGGGCGGGCGCGCGGGTCTTTTTCAAGTGCGAGAACTACCAGCGCATGGGCGCCTTCAAGTTTCGCGGGGGCTTCAATGCGATCGCCCGGCTGACGCCGGAGCAGCGGCGCGCGGGCGTGCTGACTTTTTCGTCCGGCAACCATGCCCAGGCCATCGCGCTGGCTGCCAGGCTGCAAGGCGTCTCGGCCACCATCATCATGCCGCTGGACGCCCCCGCCGCCAAGCGCGCGGCGACCGAAGGCTACGGCGGCAAGGTCGTCACCTACGACCGCTACACGGAAGACCGCGAAGCCGTCGCCAAGCGCCTGCAGGCCGAAACCGGCGCCACGCTGATCCCGCCGTACGATCACTTCGACGTCATCGCGGGGCAGGGCACCGCCGCCAAGGAGCTGTTCGAGGAAGTGGGTGACCTCGACTACCTGTTCGTCTGCCTGGGCGGCGGCGGCCTGTTGTCGGGGTCGCTGCTGTCGGCGGCCGCGCTCAGCCCGTCGTGCAAGGTGTACGGCGTGGAGCCCGAAGCCGGCAATGACGGCCAGCAGTCGTTGCGCGCCGGCCGCGTGGTGCCCATCCCCACGCCCAAGTCCATCGCCGACGGCGCCCTTACCACGCACCTGGGCGAGTTGACCTTTCCCATCATCCGCCAGCATGTCACCGACATCGTGACGGTCAGCGACGCGCAACTGATCGATGCGATGAAGCTCTTCGCCGAACGCATGAAGATGGTGGTCGAGCCCACCGGCTGCCTGGGCGCGGCGGCGGTGCTGAACCAGGTCGTGCCCACCCCCGATGCGCGGGTGGGTGTGATCATCAGCGGCGGCAATGTCGACCTGAAGGCCTACGCCGGATACCTGGGATCCTGA